Proteins encoded by one window of Candidatus Scalindua japonica:
- a CDS encoding winged helix-turn-helix domain-containing protein gives MLNFEPTGYQLDFVQYLPIPRREESIARNVHEYSFNLTPLCQRRYNDTGSMKVKFKIWMEEGGCVAFAEGRRMLLEAVDRLGSLNAAAKELGMSYRAAWGKIKATEKALDLRLLDVTTGGKGGGGAKLTPEARELISSYNKYMNKVSSIAEKEFKLSFKSKYRS, from the coding sequence ATGTTAAATTTTGAACCAACCGGATATCAACTTGATTTTGTTCAATACTTGCCTATTCCCCGTAGAGAGGAGTCTATTGCCCGGAATGTCCATGAATACAGTTTTAATTTGACACCGTTATGTCAACGGAGATATAATGATACTGGATCGATGAAAGTGAAATTCAAAATATGGATGGAAGAGGGAGGTTGTGTAGCCTTTGCTGAAGGGAGAAGGATGCTGCTGGAAGCTGTAGACCGTTTAGGTTCTCTAAATGCGGCAGCAAAGGAGCTGGGTATGTCATATCGTGCTGCATGGGGAAAAATAAAGGCAACAGAAAAGGCATTAGATTTGAGACTATTGGATGTTACTACTGGTGGAAAGGGAGGGGGAGGGGCAAAATTGACCCCTGAGGCCAGAGAGCTTATTTCGTCATATAATAAGTATATGAACAAAGTGAGTTCTATTGCGGAAAAAGAATTTAA